One Halovivax ruber XH-70 genomic region harbors:
- a CDS encoding metal-dependent hydrolase, with the protein MYRDGHAGLNALLYAPVLPVVASQYSRWLALVGAVVAIGVATLPDFDDPLPFVAHRGPTHTVWFAALVGLAAGVGTALVAPSVPVAFEFGFLVGFTGILAHLAGDVVTPMGISPFAPLWRAHVTLEWFASKNPRVNRAFLLAGSGAFAGALVVTYAGG; encoded by the coding sequence GTGTATCGCGACGGGCACGCCGGGTTGAACGCCCTGCTGTACGCGCCAGTCCTTCCCGTGGTCGCCAGCCAGTACTCGCGCTGGCTCGCGCTCGTCGGCGCCGTCGTCGCCATCGGCGTCGCAACCCTCCCCGACTTCGACGATCCGCTCCCGTTCGTCGCCCACCGCGGCCCGACCCACACCGTCTGGTTCGCCGCCCTCGTCGGGCTGGCCGCCGGTGTCGGGACGGCACTCGTCGCTCCGAGCGTCCCAGTGGCGTTCGAGTTCGGCTTCCTCGTCGGATTCACGGGCATCCTCGCACACCTCGCCGGCGACGTGGTGACGCCGATGGGGATCAGCCCGTTCGCGCCGCTCTGGCGCGCCCACGTCACGCTCGAGTGGTTCGCCTCGAAGAATCCGCGAGTCAATCGGGCGTTCCTGCTCGCCGGATCGGGCGCGTTCGCCGGCGCGCTCGTCGTCACGTACGCTGGGGGGTGA
- a CDS encoding metal-dependent hydrolase: MDPARAVFLAIVFATHAFVGYTLVRAFTTADPRLGLLFGVLPDADFLFPAALEWPFVHRGISHSPFAWLAFVAAALAVRDRTAGLAVGLAYGSHLLVDSLSPAGIQWLFPLRTDWSPGLSIHSPIATVVLWAGCLGLLVVRTDVLDQLVERLP, from the coding sequence ATGGATCCGGCGCGGGCGGTCTTCCTCGCCATCGTGTTCGCGACCCACGCGTTCGTCGGCTACACGCTGGTTCGAGCGTTCACGACGGCCGACCCCCGACTTGGTTTACTGTTCGGCGTCCTCCCGGATGCGGACTTTCTGTTTCCGGCCGCGCTCGAGTGGCCGTTCGTCCATCGCGGGATCAGTCACTCCCCGTTCGCCTGGCTGGCGTTCGTCGCGGCTGCACTCGCCGTTCGCGATCGGACAGCCGGACTCGCGGTCGGGCTCGCGTACGGCTCGCACCTGCTCGTCGACTCGCTCTCGCCGGCGGGCATCCAGTGGCTGTTTCCGCTGCGCACGGACTGGAGCCCCGGACTCTCGATCCACAGTCCGATCGCCACGGTGGTACTCTGGGCCGGTTGTCTCGGCCTGCTGGTCGTTCGAACCGACGTGCTCGACCAGCTCGTCGAGCGGCTGCCCTGA
- a CDS encoding DedA family protein, whose translation MATPTTIVLAADRTPQWLESILTSDGALVVLFCLCVMEGAMLLRFMPSELVVPAALALIGSTIHDAVTIVAIAVVGTTIGQTTLFVVARRAGREYVLRKRWVPLTESRLERFDGWFDRWGRLAIPVSNTLLFVRGLLTVPAGLSRIDWRTFVTLSALGSLTFQSVLAGLYLLGGYLLV comes from the coding sequence ATGGCGACGCCCACCACGATCGTCCTCGCAGCCGACCGGACGCCCCAGTGGCTGGAGTCGATTCTCACGTCCGACGGGGCGCTGGTCGTGCTCTTCTGTCTCTGCGTCATGGAGGGGGCGATGTTACTCCGGTTCATGCCCTCGGAACTCGTCGTGCCGGCCGCACTCGCGCTGATCGGGTCGACGATCCACGACGCGGTGACGATCGTCGCGATCGCGGTCGTCGGGACGACGATCGGACAGACGACGCTCTTCGTCGTCGCCCGTCGCGCGGGCCGCGAGTACGTCCTGCGAAAGCGGTGGGTCCCGCTCACCGAATCCCGCCTCGAGCGCTTCGACGGGTGGTTCGATCGGTGGGGACGGCTCGCGATTCCGGTGAGTAACACGCTCCTGTTCGTGCGCGGCCTGCTGACCGTCCCGGCCGGGCTGTCCCGGATCGACTGGCGAACCTTCGTCACCCTCTCGGCGCTCGGGTCGCTCACGTTCCAGTCCGTGCTCGCCGGCCTCTACCTGCTCGGCGGCTACCTGCTCGTGTGA
- a CDS encoding aryl-sulfate sulfotransferase, with protein MDDRWPLADWSDHSGFSLRPLVTRNRLRLLFALVLLVAAASLVVASAGNLSTATQTDVPRAPPTENHTVVTESGRAGTITVYEPNGDVLYYDNERTKYFDADPVPGDPMTIEYTASDTIHTAGPTCRDPPCTRNVFERVDLETGAVETIYERYDYKENAGEWHDAARINDTHVAIADIVADQVFVVNTETELVEWLWDAQADFPLDGGGPYPGDWAHINDVEYVDAPGDPNDGRLVVSLRNQDQVVFIDPEEGLVDDWTLGAEDDYALQYEQHNPDYIPESRGGPALVVADSENGRVQEFQREDGEWVRSWEWADRVIQWPRDADRLPNGNTLVADSHGQRVIEVNPSGEIVWEVPSTLPYEAERLETGPESAGGQSAAALGLDSRTAESSTDSDHVLSRPARMAEDVVEWLLPHRVYNGLLFATPAWMGGAEFAVVAVALLVAVGWIGAEVKWKLHDAGVRFRSPIYRRE; from the coding sequence CCTCGTCGTCGCGTCGGCCGGGAACCTCTCGACGGCGACGCAGACGGACGTCCCCCGCGCGCCGCCGACGGAGAATCACACGGTCGTCACCGAATCCGGTCGTGCCGGGACGATCACGGTCTACGAACCGAACGGCGACGTGCTGTACTACGACAACGAGCGGACCAAGTACTTCGACGCCGACCCGGTCCCGGGCGATCCGATGACCATCGAGTACACGGCGTCGGACACCATCCACACCGCGGGTCCGACCTGCCGGGACCCTCCCTGCACCCGGAACGTCTTCGAACGCGTGGATCTCGAGACCGGCGCGGTCGAGACGATCTACGAGCGCTACGACTACAAGGAGAACGCCGGCGAGTGGCACGATGCGGCCCGCATCAACGACACCCACGTCGCGATCGCCGACATCGTCGCCGACCAGGTGTTCGTGGTGAACACCGAGACGGAACTGGTCGAGTGGCTCTGGGACGCCCAGGCCGACTTCCCCCTAGACGGGGGCGGTCCGTACCCGGGCGACTGGGCGCACATCAACGACGTCGAGTACGTCGACGCGCCTGGCGATCCGAACGATGGGCGACTCGTCGTGAGCCTGCGCAATCAGGATCAGGTCGTCTTCATCGACCCGGAGGAGGGTCTCGTCGACGACTGGACGCTCGGCGCGGAGGACGACTACGCCCTCCAGTACGAGCAGCACAACCCGGATTACATTCCCGAATCGCGCGGCGGGCCGGCGCTCGTCGTCGCCGACTCCGAGAACGGTCGTGTCCAGGAGTTCCAGCGCGAAGACGGCGAGTGGGTCCGCTCCTGGGAGTGGGCGGACCGGGTGATCCAGTGGCCCAGAGACGCCGACCGACTCCCGAACGGGAACACCCTCGTCGCCGACTCGCACGGCCAGCGGGTGATCGAGGTGAACCCGTCGGGCGAGATCGTCTGGGAGGTCCCCTCGACACTCCCCTACGAGGCCGAACGCCTGGAAACCGGGCCGGAGAGCGCGGGCGGGCAGAGCGCGGCGGCGCTCGGGCTGGATTCACGGACGGCGGAGTCCTCGACGGATAGCGATCACGTCCTCTCCAGGCCGGCACGGATGGCCGAAGACGTCGTCGAGTGGCTCCTGCCTCATCGGGTCTACAACGGGCTGCTCTTCGCGACGCCGGCCTGGATGGGCGGGGCCGAGTTCGCGGTCGTGGCGGTTGCCCTGCTCGTCGCGGTGGGCTGGATCGGCGCGGAGGTCAAGTGGAAACTTCACGACGCAGGCGTGCGGTTCCGTTCGCCAATCTACCGACGAGAGTGA